The genomic stretch TGTTGGATGATCACGCATATGGTTTGTCTCGCCGCCGCGTCACTTTGTCGACTTCTGGTGTTGTGCCGATGATGGATCGTTTGGCTCAAGATTTACCAGTGGCCTTGGCTGTTTCTTTGCATGCACCTAATGATGCTTTGCGCGATGAGTTGGTGCCTATTAATAAAAAATATCCGTTAAAAGAGTTGATGGATGCGTGTATGCGTTATTTACCTTATGCGCCTAGAGATTTTTTAACTTTTGAATATTGCATGTTGGATGGTGTTAATGATACGGATCAGCATGCTAAAGAGTTGGTGGAGTTGCTAAAGCGCATTCCTTGTAAGTTGAATTTAATTCCGTTTAATCCATTTCCAGAGTCTGGTTTGAAGCGTTCATCTCAAGCACGTGTGCAGGACTTTGCTAAGCGTCTGATGGATGCAGGCATTATCACTACTGTTCGTAAAACACGGGGTGATGATATTGCCGCTGCTTGTGGTCAGTTAGCTGGGGATGTAAAAGACCGCACCAATGTAAAAGAACGCATGCAAGTTGTTAAATTTGAGAACTTGGATAAAGGAACTTTGAGCTCATGAGTTCTGTTATCAAAAATAATAATGGTGTGCTTGCAAGGCGTTTATCTAGGCAAGCCATCATCCAGTGGGCTGATACGATCGTGACAGTTGGTGGTGATGCCCCTGTGCGTGTTCAGTCGATGACGAATACCGATACTGCTGACGCTATCGCCACAGCTATTCAAGTTAAAGAATTGGCAAGAGCAGGTTCAGAGATTGTTCGTTTGACTGTCGATACGCCTGCTGCCGCAGCGGCAGTGCCTGCTATACGGGAGCAGTTGGATAAGATGGGAGTGCATGTTCCGTTGGTCGGAGACTTTCATTACAACGGACACACACTTTTAAAAGATTATCCGGAGTGTGCCCAAGCACTTTCCAAGTACAGAATCAACCCTGGTAATGTAGGCCAGGGTGCTAAGCGAGATACTCAGTTTGCTCAAATGATTGAGTTGGCTTGCGAGCATAAGAAACCAGTACGTATTGGTGTGAATTGGGGTAGCTTGGACCAAGATTTATTAGCTACCTTGTTAGATAAAAATGCATCATCCTCGCAACCAAAAGAATTGCGTGAGGTGATGGCTGAAGCATTGATTCAGTCGGCATTACAGTCTGCGGTTAAAGCCGAGGAACTTGGTTTGCCTGGGCATCAAATTATTTTGTCTTGTAAAGTAAGTGCCGTACAAGATTTGATCGCTGTATATCGTGATTTGGCTACTCGCTGCGACTACCCATTGCACTTGGGTTTAACTGAGGCGGGTATGGGTAGTAAAGGCATTGTTGCATCAACTGCAGCGCTATCTATTTTGTTGCAAGAAGGTATTGGAGATACGATTCGCGTATCTTTAACGCCAGAACCAGGTGCGCCACGGGAAAACGAAGTGATTGTCGCCCAGGAAATTTTGCAAACGATGGGGTTACGTCATTTCACGCCCATGGTGATTGCGTGTCCTGGTTGCGGTCGTACAACGAGCACATATTTTCAGGAGTTAGCTTCGACCATTCAGAGCTATTTGCGTCATCAAATGCCGCTATGGAAAAAAGATTACCCAGGTGTTGAGGAAATGAATGTGGCTGTGATGGGCTGCATTGTGAATGGTCCTGGTGAGAGTAAACATGCCAATATTGGTATTTCATTACCAGGTACGGGCGAGTCACCTGCAGCCCCAGTTTTTGTTGATGGTGTCAAAGTAAAGACTTTGAGGGGCGATAACATTGCAAAAGAATTTCAAGTGATTGTTGATGAGTATGTAAAAAATACTTACCAGAGAAAATAATAGATATGAGCCAAGATAAACAAACGAAAATTACTGGCGTTCGAGGTATGAATGACTTGCTTCCGCAAGAGGCTCCGTTATGGACTCATTTGGAGCAATCTATTCAAAGTTTAGTGCGTGCTTATGGATACCAACAAATTCGTACGCCAATTGTTGAGCAGACGGCATTGTTTAAGCGCGGTATTGGTGAGGTTACTGATATTGTTGAGAAGGAAATGTATTCCTTTGAAGATAGTTTGAATGGTGAGGAGTTGACGCTCAGGCCTGAAGGTACAGCTGCTGCTGTTCGCGCGGTGATTGAGCATAATCTTTTATATGAAGGTCCTAAGCGCCTTTGGTATACCGGTCCTATGTTTAGACATGAGCGTCCACAGCGTGGCCGTTATCGTCAATTTCATCAGTTAGGTATTGAAGCTCTAGGGTTTGCTGGTCCCGATATTGATGCTGAAATTATTTTGATGTGTCAGCGATTATGGGACGATTTGGGTTTAACGGGTATTCGTCTTGAGTTGAACTCTTTAGGACAAGCAAATGAACGCGCTGCACATCGAGAGGCTTTAATTGAGCACTTTAAAAAGCACGAGTCTGATTTGGACGAGGATGCTAAGCGCCGTTTATTGACGAATCCTTTGAGAATTTTGGATAGTAAAAATCCAGCTATGAAACCGATCGTTGAGTCGGCCCCGCAATTATTGAGCTATTTAGGCGAAGAATCCTTAAAACATTTTGAGGGTGTTCAACGTTTACTAAAAGCTAATAATTTGCCATTTAAGATTAATCCGCGTCTTGTGAGAGGCTTGGATTATTACAATTTAACTGTTTTTGAGTGGGTGACTGATCAATTGGGCTCTCAAGGCACTGTTGCTGGTGGGGGTCGTTATGATCCATTGATTGCTCAGATGGGTGGTAAGCCTGCACCCGCCTGCGGTTGGGCGATGGGCATGGAGCGTGTGATTGAGCTCATGAAAGAACAGGGTTTGACTTCTGATGTTGCTAATATTTGTGATGTATATGTTTTGCATCAAGCAGGTGATACATTGGAAGCTGCTATGGTGGTGGCAGAAAGGTTGCGCGGTGCTGGGATAGAGGTTGTTTTACATTGTTCACCGGATGGAGCGGCTGCTAGCTTTAAGTCTCAAATGAAAAAAGCAGATAGTAGCGGTGCGGCATATGCCGTTATCATCGGGCCAGATGAGTTGGCAGCTGGGCAGGCGCAGTTAAAAGATTTACGTCGAGACGGTCAGCAAATGACAGTAGCGATTGATGGTTTGGTTGATGAGGTTATCAATCAATTGGTTTCGATTTCAGAATAAACGGTTAGGGCTATGCACTTTAATTTAGAAGAACAAGAACAGTTGGCTGAGTTTAAGGCTTGGTGGAAACAATATGGTAAGTGGCTAATTGCTGGTGTTGCATCAGCTTTATTGATTTATGCACTTTATGCTGGATGGGGTTGGTGGACTAATCGCCAGTCTGAAAATGCTAGTAAGCTTTATGACACATTATTGGTCTCAGCTCAAAAACAAGATGCTGCTGGAGTTTTAAGAGCTGCTGCAGATATTCAAGATCAATTTTCATCGACTAGCTATGCTGGTATGGCGGGGCTTGTTGCAGCTCAGGTTGCTAATGCCGCTGGTGATATGGTTAATACAGAAAAGCAATTGCGTTGGACTGCTGATAAAGCTAAGTCCGAGGCGCATGCTGATTTAGCGAAAGTGCGTTTAATTTCTTTGTTGATTGATAAAGGTGATTTTGCTGGTGCAGATAAAGTAGCATCTGGTTCTGTATCAAAACCTTTTATGCCATTGTTGTTAGAGCGCCGTGGAGATATTCAATTGGCTCAACAAAAAAATGCTGAAGCGCGCAAAGCCTATCAAGAAGCTTGGGAGCTGTTATCTAAGAACAAAGAAGTTCCCGATGAAGCTAAGCGTTTATTAAAAGTTAAATTAGATGCTGTAGGAGGTCTTTAATGCGCCATATATTGATTAAAGTTATTTGCTTAGCATCGATTACATCAGCCTTGGTATTAGGAGCTTGCTCTAGTACTAATAAACGTGAAGCAGCTTCGCTAGTAAGTATTGGTGAGCAAAAAATTACTGTAGATTCTGTTTGGTCTACAAGTGTTGGCAAATCCGATACATTTGTGATGCGTCCAGTAGTGGCGGGTGACTATATTTATACCTCTGCCGGCAATGGCCGTGTAAGCAAGATTGACATCTTGACTGGGAAAGTTGTTTGGGAGGTTAGAGCTCCTAGTGATTTGTCTTCAGGGCCTGGTAGCGATGGTACGGTAGTGGTGGTGGGAACCGCTAAAGGTACTGTTTACGCTTATGACGCAGATGGGCAAAAAATTTGGGAAGAAAAGATTGGTAGTGAGGTTTTAACTGAACCTTTGGTGATGGATGGCTTTGCCATTATCCGAACAATTGATAATCGCTTTGTTGGTTTAGATGCTAAAACTGGTAAGCGTCGTTGGTCTTACGCTAGACCGCAAACTGCTTTAGCGCTTAGAACTAGTTTCGCGATGGTGCCAGTGGCAGCTGATGCGTTTGTTACTGGATTTTCTGGCGGCAAAATTGGTGTGATTGGCGCTACTACAGGAAATGTGCTTTGGGAGACTTCGTTAGCTTTTCCAAAAGGCTTTTCAGAGATTGAGCGTATGACTGATGTTTCAGCTCGACCAACTCTATTGGGTCGTCGTTTATGCGCTGTTGCTTTCCAAGGTCGTATTGGCTGTGGTGATTTGAATAGCGGTACATTTACTTGGGGTAAGGATTTTTCAAGCTTTACAGGTACGGCGCAGTCTCAGGATTTTGTATTCGCAGCTGATGAAAAATCTCATGTAGTTGCTTATAGAGCTGATGATGGTGTTGAGGTTTGGCGTAATGACACCATGACTTGGCGCGATCTTGGGGAGCCTTTAGCAGTTGGCCGAGTAGTTGTGATGGGCGATAAACAGGGGTATTTACACTTTTTAGAGCAAACAAGTGGTAAGGTGATTGCTCGTGTGCGTGTGGATAGCAGTCCGGTTGATGCAGCTCCGATTGTGGCTAATGGTTTATTGATTGTTCAAACGCGTGGCGGATCACTTTCTGCTTATCGTCCTAATTAAATAAAAACAACAAAAAAATAAAGATTGAATAAAGAGGGGTAACTCTCTTTATTTGAGTTTGGAAAAGCAAAGAAGTTTATGAAACCAGTTATTGCCATTGTTGGCCGTCCTAACGTTGGAAAATCAACGCTCTTTAATCGTTTGACACGTTCACGCGATGCGTTGGTGGCTGACTTCGCTGGTTTAACACGTGATCGCCATTACGGTAACGGTCGCATGGGTGATCGTGAGTTTATTTGTATTGATACGGGTGGTTTTGAGCCTGTAGCCAAGACAGGCATTTTGGCTGAAATGGCCAAGCAGACAAAACAGGCTGTAGTTGAGGCTGATATTGTGATCTTTTTGGTGGATGCCCGTTTAGGTATGGCTCCCCAGGATCGAGTGATCGCTGATTTTCTTCGTAAGACAGGTCGACCAGTTATTTTGGCAGTGAATAAAGCAGAGGGTATGTCTCATGCCACAGTTTCTGCTGAATTCTATGAATTAGGTTTAGGTGAGCCTCAGGCGATTTCTTCTGCACATGGTGATGGTGTGCGTGCCATGATCGATGAAGCCTTGGATGCTTTGGGTATTCCGGATGAGCCAGAAGAAGTTGATAAAACTAACCAACCGATGCGAATTGCGGTCGTGGGTCGTCCGAATGTTGGAAAGTCTACTTTTATCAATAGCTTAATTGGTGAAGAGCGCGTCATCGCTTTTGATATGCCTGGTACTACTCGTGATGCGATTGAAGTGCCATTTGTGCGTGGTGGTAAGCCTTACATCATGATTGATACGGCTGGTTTGCGTAAACGTGGCAAGGTATTTGAGGCGATTGAAAAGTTTTCAGTCGTTAAAACCTTGCAAGCAATTGCCGATGCAAACGTTGTTATTTTGATGCTAGATGCCCAGCAGGATATTTCTGAGCAAGATGCGCATATCGCAGGGTTTATTGTGGATGCAGGCCGCGCGCTCGTATTAGCTGTTAATAAATGGGACGGCATGGATGATTATCAAAAAGAGCGTGCCAGAAATGACATCGCAAGAAAGTTACGTTTCTTAGATTTTGCTAATGTGCATCCTATTTCAGCTATTAAGGGATTTGGCATTAAAGAATTATTTAAGGATGTTGATGCTGCTTATGCGGCTGCAATGATGAAGTTACCAACGCCTAAATTAACTCGCATTCTTGAGGAAGCGGTTGAGTTTCAGCAGCCTAAACGTGTGGGGATGTCTAGGCCAAAAATGCGTTATGCCCACCAAGGTGGATCGAATCCGCCGATTGTTGTTATCCACGGTAATGCCTTAAGTGGCGTGACTGATAGTTATAGACGTTACTTGGAGGGGCGTTTTAGAGAGGCCTTTAAACTGAGAGGAACTCCTTTGCGTTTGGAGTTTAGAACGGGCCAAAACCCTTTCGTGAATCAGGATAAGAACATTAAAAAGAAGGGTAAGTAGCATTTTTTTACAGCTTCGTTACACTTGTGATGTTGTATAAAGATTTATCAGTTTTAATTTAGTAAAAAAGCAAGACTCCAAACCATTAAAAAGAAAGAAGGAGCGAATATGAACAACAATAAAAATCAGCTTTTACAAGACCCATTTTTGAATGCTTTGCGTAAAGAACATATCCCTGTATCTATTTACTTGGTGAATGGTATTAAGTTGCAGGGTAATGTTGAGTCTTTTGATCAGTACGTTATTTTGTTACGTAATACCGTGACTCAAATGGTTTACAAGCATGCGATTTCAACAGTAGTCCCTGCTCGAGCAGTGGGCTTCCGTGTTGATGAGGAAACGCCTGCGTCTTAATTAGCTATGCAGCCTGCTAAAGCCGCCCTGGTTGGAATTGATCCTGGTGGCAAGCCTGACTTTGCCGATAGTATGGCTGAGCTCAGTTTGCTTGCCTCGAGTGCTGGATCACAACCCGTTATGACTATGATTGCGAAGAGAGCAAAGCCTGATCCAGCTTTATATATGGGGTCTGGTAAGGCGACTGAGTTGCGTGAGCAAATGGAAGCAAATGATGTGGATGTGGTTATTTTTAATCACGCGCTATCACCGGTTCAGCAAAGAAATTTAGAGCGTCATCTCAACTGCCATGTGGTCGATAGAACCGGTCTGATATTGGATATATTTGCTCAAAGAGCTAAAAGTCATGTGGGTAAAACTCAGGTTGAGTTGGCCAATGTTAGATATCAAGTCTCAAGGTTAGTTAAGGCTTGGAGCCATTTAGAGCGTCAAAAAGGTGGTATTGGTATGCGTGGCGGTCCTGGTGAAACTCAAATGGAGTTGGATCGCCGCATGCTTGAAAATAAAGCAAAGCGCTTGCAGGCTGAGCTTGAAAAACTACAGCGGCAACAGGCAACGCAAAGACGATCTAGAGAAAGAAGGGATGTTTTCTCTATTTCATTGGTGGGGTATACCAATACGGGAAAATCAACATTATTTAATGCTTTAACCAAGGCGGGAACTTATGCGGCCAATCAGTTATTTGCTACTTTAGATACCACTTCTCGTCGTGTTTATTTGCCTGAGATCGGAAATGCAGTCATTTCAGATACGGTTGGTTTTATTAGAGATTTGCCTCATCAATTGGTAGAAGCTTTTAGGGCTACCTTGGATGAGACAGTACGAGCAGATTTATTGCTTCATGTGGTTGATGCCTCTAGTTTTGATCGTGAGCAGCAGATGATTGAGGTGGATAAGGTTTTAGCTGAAATTGGGGCTGATCAAAGCCCTCAATTGATTGTGGTTAATAAGATCGATCAAGTTCCTGCGCTAATGGAGAGAGGCCCAGTGCTTCGCTATGACCGTGAGGGTAAGCCAACAGCTATTTATATATCTGCTAAGGAAGGTATCGGCCTAGATTTGCTTAGGCAAACATTGGCTGATTTTGCTAAGAACACTGATAGAATGAAGGCTCCTGTAGAGGAAGTTCCTTCAGTAGCAGAAATGGAATCTCAGGCCCCAGCTAAACGCTGGGAATCGTTAGATGTTTTTCATACTCGTACAGGACTTTATTCTCCCAACGATGCGTAAATTATTAGAAATATTTTCGGTGAATGACCCCGGTTGGGGTAATAACCATCAATCAGACCCTAATCGTGGTCGTGATGATAAAAATGCTGGCGCACCTCGTCCTGAGGAGAATCCTCGTCAACCTCAAAAACAAGATGGTCCACCTGACTTGGATGAGCTATGGAAAGATTTTAATGGTCGTTTGAACGATCTGTTCAAGGGTAAGAAGGGTGGTAGCAAGCAACCTCCAAGTAGCAAAAAGCCAAGTGGCGAAGGTATGAAGCCTAGTTTTGGTTTAGGTGTTGTTTTAACAATTGTTTTAGTAGTTTGGTTGTTTAGTGGCTTTTTTATGATTCAAGAGGGGCAAACAGGTGTTGTGCTCCAGTTTGGTAAATATAGCTATACAACGAGACCTGGTATTAACTGGCGTATGCCTTGGCCATTGCAAACACATGAAGTAGTCAATTTATCGGCTATTCGATCCGTTGAGGTGGGTAGGTCAACGGTTATTAAGGCCTCGAATTTAAAAGACTCATCGATGTTGACTGAAGATGAAAACATTATTGATGTGCGCTTCGCTGTGCAATACCGTCTTAAAGATGCGACGGAATATTTATTTAATAATAAAGACCCTGATGCTGCTGTTGTTCAGGCTGCAGAGACGGCTGTTCGCGAAATCGTTGGCCGCAGCAAGATGGACAATGTCCTATACGAGAATCGTGAAAAGTTGGCAGTTGATTTGAATATGTCTAT from Polynucleobacter sp. MWH-Spelu-300-X4 encodes the following:
- the ispG gene encoding flavodoxin-dependent (E)-4-hydroxy-3-methylbut-2-enyl-diphosphate synthase; this encodes MSSVIKNNNGVLARRLSRQAIIQWADTIVTVGGDAPVRVQSMTNTDTADAIATAIQVKELARAGSEIVRLTVDTPAAAAAVPAIREQLDKMGVHVPLVGDFHYNGHTLLKDYPECAQALSKYRINPGNVGQGAKRDTQFAQMIELACEHKKPVRIGVNWGSLDQDLLATLLDKNASSSQPKELREVMAEALIQSALQSAVKAEELGLPGHQIILSCKVSAVQDLIAVYRDLATRCDYPLHLGLTEAGMGSKGIVASTAALSILLQEGIGDTIRVSLTPEPGAPRENEVIVAQEILQTMGLRHFTPMVIACPGCGRTTSTYFQELASTIQSYLRHQMPLWKKDYPGVEEMNVAVMGCIVNGPGESKHANIGISLPGTGESPAAPVFVDGVKVKTLRGDNIAKEFQVIVDEYVKNTYQRK
- the hisS gene encoding histidine--tRNA ligase, translating into MSQDKQTKITGVRGMNDLLPQEAPLWTHLEQSIQSLVRAYGYQQIRTPIVEQTALFKRGIGEVTDIVEKEMYSFEDSLNGEELTLRPEGTAAAVRAVIEHNLLYEGPKRLWYTGPMFRHERPQRGRYRQFHQLGIEALGFAGPDIDAEIILMCQRLWDDLGLTGIRLELNSLGQANERAAHREALIEHFKKHESDLDEDAKRRLLTNPLRILDSKNPAMKPIVESAPQLLSYLGEESLKHFEGVQRLLKANNLPFKINPRLVRGLDYYNLTVFEWVTDQLGSQGTVAGGGRYDPLIAQMGGKPAPACGWAMGMERVIELMKEQGLTSDVANICDVYVLHQAGDTLEAAMVVAERLRGAGIEVVLHCSPDGAAASFKSQMKKADSSGAAYAVIIGPDELAAGQAQLKDLRRDGQQMTVAIDGLVDEVINQLVSISE
- a CDS encoding tetratricopeptide repeat protein, giving the protein MHFNLEEQEQLAEFKAWWKQYGKWLIAGVASALLIYALYAGWGWWTNRQSENASKLYDTLLVSAQKQDAAGVLRAAADIQDQFSSTSYAGMAGLVAAQVANAAGDMVNTEKQLRWTADKAKSEAHADLAKVRLISLLIDKGDFAGADKVASGSVSKPFMPLLLERRGDIQLAQQKNAEARKAYQEAWELLSKNKEVPDEAKRLLKVKLDAVGGL
- the bamB gene encoding outer membrane protein assembly factor BamB; translated protein: MRHILIKVICLASITSALVLGACSSTNKREAASLVSIGEQKITVDSVWSTSVGKSDTFVMRPVVAGDYIYTSAGNGRVSKIDILTGKVVWEVRAPSDLSSGPGSDGTVVVVGTAKGTVYAYDADGQKIWEEKIGSEVLTEPLVMDGFAIIRTIDNRFVGLDAKTGKRRWSYARPQTALALRTSFAMVPVAADAFVTGFSGGKIGVIGATTGNVLWETSLAFPKGFSEIERMTDVSARPTLLGRRLCAVAFQGRIGCGDLNSGTFTWGKDFSSFTGTAQSQDFVFAADEKSHVVAYRADDGVEVWRNDTMTWRDLGEPLAVGRVVVMGDKQGYLHFLEQTSGKVIARVRVDSSPVDAAPIVANGLLIVQTRGGSLSAYRPN
- the der gene encoding ribosome biogenesis GTPase Der, with amino-acid sequence MKPVIAIVGRPNVGKSTLFNRLTRSRDALVADFAGLTRDRHYGNGRMGDREFICIDTGGFEPVAKTGILAEMAKQTKQAVVEADIVIFLVDARLGMAPQDRVIADFLRKTGRPVILAVNKAEGMSHATVSAEFYELGLGEPQAISSAHGDGVRAMIDEALDALGIPDEPEEVDKTNQPMRIAVVGRPNVGKSTFINSLIGEERVIAFDMPGTTRDAIEVPFVRGGKPYIMIDTAGLRKRGKVFEAIEKFSVVKTLQAIADANVVILMLDAQQDISEQDAHIAGFIVDAGRALVLAVNKWDGMDDYQKERARNDIARKLRFLDFANVHPISAIKGFGIKELFKDVDAAYAAAMMKLPTPKLTRILEEAVEFQQPKRVGMSRPKMRYAHQGGSNPPIVVIHGNALSGVTDSYRRYLEGRFREAFKLRGTPLRLEFRTGQNPFVNQDKNIKKKGK
- the hfq gene encoding RNA chaperone Hfq, which produces MNNNKNQLLQDPFLNALRKEHIPVSIYLVNGIKLQGNVESFDQYVILLRNTVTQMVYKHAISTVVPARAVGFRVDEETPAS
- the hflX gene encoding GTPase HflX, whose product is MQPAKAALVGIDPGGKPDFADSMAELSLLASSAGSQPVMTMIAKRAKPDPALYMGSGKATELREQMEANDVDVVIFNHALSPVQQRNLERHLNCHVVDRTGLILDIFAQRAKSHVGKTQVELANVRYQVSRLVKAWSHLERQKGGIGMRGGPGETQMELDRRMLENKAKRLQAELEKLQRQQATQRRSRERRDVFSISLVGYTNTGKSTLFNALTKAGTYAANQLFATLDTTSRRVYLPEIGNAVISDTVGFIRDLPHQLVEAFRATLDETVRADLLLHVVDASSFDREQQMIEVDKVLAEIGADQSPQLIVVNKIDQVPALMERGPVLRYDREGKPTAIYISAKEGIGLDLLRQTLADFAKNTDRMKAPVEEVPSVAEMESQAPAKRWESLDVFHTRTGLYSPNDA
- the hflK gene encoding FtsH protease activity modulator HflK: MFFILVQDFILPTMRKLLEIFSVNDPGWGNNHQSDPNRGRDDKNAGAPRPEENPRQPQKQDGPPDLDELWKDFNGRLNDLFKGKKGGSKQPPSSKKPSGEGMKPSFGLGVVLTIVLVVWLFSGFFMIQEGQTGVVLQFGKYSYTTRPGINWRMPWPLQTHEVVNLSAIRSVEVGRSTVIKASNLKDSSMLTEDENIIDVRFAVQYRLKDATEYLFNNKDPDAAVVQAAETAVREIVGRSKMDNVLYENREKLAVDLNMSIQKILDSYKAGIFVTSVTVQNVQPPEPVQAAFDDAVKAGQDRERLKNEGQAYANDIVPKAKGAADRLMQEAEGYKAKVVAVAEGDAARFKLIQPEYAKAQKVTRDRMYIDTMQEVYTNVTKVLVDQKANNSSLLYLPLDKLIQQVTPSTPATVPSSNTVANTPAVSTTPVTPAATNTDQRRDSNVLRTRDRDRER